A DNA window from Bradyrhizobium sp. CCBAU 53421 contains the following coding sequences:
- a CDS encoding branched-chain amino acid ABC transporter permease has product MNTQFLIQLIVNGLVVGTLYGVVAMSFVLIYKATQVVNFAQGELLLVGAWVCWALLTKYQVPFWVGMPITLAFMFIFGIAIQVVILRPMIGEPIISVIMVTIGLSTVFQAALKWIFGVNPQPFPRIFQSQSVSLFGLQIQTVYVMSLVVSLAMMVGMAWFFRASKYGLAMRATAFNQQVAQSLGISVKSVFAMAWAISATVSAVAGVVVAVVNGVSSGLSAYGIKVFPAAILGGLDSVGGAVLGGIIIGLLENVAQYVDSEYLHWGNLYEIAPFYVLIIILMIKPYGLFGTKDIERV; this is encoded by the coding sequence ATGAACACCCAGTTCCTGATCCAGCTGATCGTCAACGGCCTCGTGGTCGGCACGCTCTATGGCGTGGTCGCGATGTCGTTCGTGCTGATCTACAAGGCGACGCAGGTCGTGAATTTCGCGCAGGGCGAATTGCTGCTGGTCGGCGCCTGGGTGTGCTGGGCGCTGCTGACGAAATACCAGGTCCCGTTCTGGGTCGGCATGCCGATCACGCTGGCGTTCATGTTCATCTTCGGCATCGCGATCCAGGTGGTGATCCTGCGGCCGATGATCGGCGAACCGATCATTTCGGTGATCATGGTGACGATCGGCCTGTCGACCGTGTTCCAGGCCGCGCTGAAATGGATCTTCGGCGTCAACCCGCAGCCGTTCCCGCGCATATTCCAGAGCCAATCGGTCAGCCTGTTCGGGCTGCAGATCCAGACCGTCTATGTCATGAGCCTCGTGGTCTCGCTCGCCATGATGGTCGGCATGGCCTGGTTCTTCCGCGCCTCCAAATACGGCCTGGCGATGCGTGCCACCGCTTTCAACCAGCAGGTCGCGCAGTCGCTCGGCATCTCCGTGAAGAGCGTGTTTGCGATGGCGTGGGCGATCTCGGCCACGGTCTCGGCGGTCGCCGGCGTCGTGGTCGCCGTAGTCAACGGCGTGTCGTCCGGCCTCTCCGCCTACGGCATCAAGGTGTTTCCAGCCGCGATCCTCGGCGGGCTCGACTCGGTCGGCGGCGCCGTGCTTGGCGGCATCATCATCGGGCTGCTGGAAAACGTCGCCCAGTATGTCGACAGCGAATATCTGCACTGGGGCAATCTCTACGAGATCGCGCCGTTCTACGTCCTGATCATCATCCTGATGATCAAGCCGTACGGGCTGTTCGGCACCAAGGACATCGAGCGGGTTTAG
- a CDS encoding endonuclease domain-containing protein encodes MRGAKESKTKRARNLRSASTDAEGTLWYRLRARRLNGYKFVRQEPIGPYTVDFICREQRLVIEVDGGQHADSQPDAIRDKWLVDHNYRVLRFWNNDVTSNLVGVLETILTTLAEAPPHPDR; translated from the coding sequence ATGCGCGGTGCTAAAGAGTCCAAAACCAAACGAGCGAGAAATTTGCGAAGCGCCTCGACGGATGCTGAGGGAACGCTCTGGTATCGCCTCCGCGCCCGTCGGCTGAACGGCTATAAGTTTGTGAGACAAGAGCCGATTGGGCCCTATACCGTCGATTTCATCTGCCGCGAGCAGCGTCTCGTGATCGAAGTGGACGGCGGGCAACACGCCGACAGTCAGCCCGACGCTATTCGCGACAAATGGCTTGTCGACCACAATTACCGCGTCCTGCGTTTCTGGAACAACGACGTCACCAGCAATCTGGTTGGTGTTCTCGAAACGATCCTCACCACGCTTGCGGAGGCTCCCCCTCACCCGGATCGCTGA
- a CDS encoding branched-chain amino acid ABC transporter permease encodes MATSTLIPSGDFRTSYAADTTIFPTATSRNFAIAGVALACFAPMLLSNYLLSIAIQIGIFAIAALGLNILVGFTGQISIGHAAFFLFGAFTSAYISNNAPIPVFFAIPLAGVITALVGLVFGVPAARLKGLYLVIATLAAQYILLDFFSRAEWFSGGSVPASANPFSIFGYTLRGDRQYFYVVLAYMVISYLLVTNLMRTRDGRALVAIRDHYLSAEIMGINLTKYRTLSFGLAAFFAGIAGALYAHYQLVVSQEGFGIERSVLFLAMVIIGGTGSVMGTLMGTAFVVLLPESMEWLSAWLKGGAIDKALQLNNNITFLREIAIGLIIIGFLMFEPDGLAHRWRQIKAYWKLYPFSH; translated from the coding sequence ATGGCAACGAGCACCCTGATTCCGTCGGGCGATTTCCGCACCAGCTACGCGGCCGACACCACGATCTTCCCGACCGCGACCAGCCGCAACTTCGCGATCGCAGGTGTCGCCCTCGCCTGCTTCGCGCCGATGCTGCTGTCGAATTACCTGCTCTCGATCGCGATCCAGATCGGGATCTTCGCGATCGCAGCGCTCGGCCTCAACATTCTGGTCGGCTTCACCGGCCAGATCTCGATCGGCCACGCCGCGTTCTTCCTGTTCGGCGCCTTCACCTCGGCCTACATCTCCAACAATGCGCCGATCCCGGTGTTCTTCGCGATCCCCCTCGCCGGCGTGATCACGGCGCTGGTCGGCCTGGTGTTCGGCGTGCCGGCGGCGCGGCTGAAGGGGCTCTATCTCGTCATCGCGACGCTCGCCGCGCAGTACATCCTGCTCGACTTCTTCTCGCGCGCCGAATGGTTCTCGGGCGGTTCGGTGCCGGCCAGCGCCAATCCGTTCTCGATCTTCGGCTATACGCTGCGCGGCGACCGGCAGTATTTCTACGTCGTGCTCGCCTACATGGTGATCAGCTACCTGCTCGTCACCAATCTGATGCGCACCCGCGACGGCCGTGCGCTGGTCGCGATCCGCGACCACTATCTCTCCGCCGAGATCATGGGCATCAACCTGACCAAGTACCGGACGCTGTCGTTCGGGCTTGCCGCCTTCTTTGCCGGCATCGCGGGCGCGCTCTACGCGCATTATCAGCTGGTCGTCTCCCAGGAAGGCTTCGGCATCGAGCGCTCGGTGCTGTTCCTCGCCATGGTCATCATCGGCGGCACCGGCTCGGTGATGGGCACGCTGATGGGCACGGCCTTCGTGGTGCTGCTGCCGGAATCGATGGAATGGCTGAGCGCATGGCTGAAGGGCGGCGCCATCGACAAGGCGCTGCAGCTCAACAACAACATTACCTTCCTGCGCGAGATCGCGATCGGCCTGATCATCATCGGCTTCTTGATGTTCGAGCCTGATGGCCTCGCGCATCGCTGGCGGCAGATCAAGGCCTACTGGAAGCTTTACCCGTTCTCGCACTGA